One Novosphingobium sp. G106 DNA segment encodes these proteins:
- a CDS encoding putative quinol monooxygenase, whose protein sequence is MITFIAKLTVKPENSTAFEALMSHVTELTLAREPGVAYYAWSKGVDEPDTYLVVEVYEDVAAQAAHMQTAWVKESLPKSAALIEGKPEIRQYVTPGAEPVRQRMF, encoded by the coding sequence ATGATCACCTTCATCGCCAAGCTGACGGTAAAACCAGAGAATAGCACGGCTTTCGAGGCGCTGATGAGCCATGTCACCGAGCTGACGCTCGCCCGCGAGCCGGGCGTCGCCTACTATGCCTGGTCGAAGGGCGTCGACGAGCCGGACACCTATCTGGTGGTCGAAGTCTACGAGGACGTCGCCGCCCAGGCCGCACACATGCAGACAGCCTGGGTTAAGGAGTCGCTGCCCAAATCGGCGGCGCTGATCGAGGGAAAGCCGGAGATCCGGCAATATGTCACTCCCGGCGCGGAGCCCGTGCGACAGCGCATGTTCTGA
- a CDS encoding NAD(P)-dependent oxidoreductase: protein MAMMSGKRVLVTGASGLVALPVAVELAKDNEVFALARWSNPDQRKLVEAAGAQAVAFDMANEDLSSLPKSVDVVINYAVLPPNYGNVAYDVNTGGTGRLARHYRDAEAFVHGSTGSLYEYQGERPLREDDPYGLHSAGENYAASKIGAEYMLKHLSVDYDLPVTMVRIFSFYGPRGGGVTQRIDQVARGEPVSVYPGVRNVHTPLYEDDYVEKTIAAAGIAKVGCEIVNVGGSESVTTQEYCQIAGEILGKEPIFAENGKSWPIWADTTKMERLLGPSKVSVREGIRRTLEAADRRLPGAHHVLGAAAPSD, encoded by the coding sequence ATGGCAATGATGTCGGGAAAGCGCGTCCTCGTGACGGGCGCAAGCGGACTGGTGGCGTTGCCGGTCGCCGTGGAACTGGCCAAGGACAACGAGGTCTTCGCTCTGGCGCGCTGGTCGAACCCCGATCAGCGCAAACTGGTCGAGGCCGCCGGCGCGCAGGCGGTCGCCTTCGACATGGCCAATGAAGACCTCTCGTCGCTGCCAAAATCGGTCGACGTCGTGATCAACTATGCGGTGCTGCCGCCGAATTACGGCAATGTCGCCTATGACGTGAACACGGGCGGCACCGGGCGGCTGGCGCGGCACTATCGCGATGCCGAGGCCTTCGTCCACGGCTCGACCGGCTCGCTCTACGAATACCAGGGCGAGCGGCCGCTGCGCGAGGACGATCCCTATGGCCTGCACAGCGCGGGCGAGAACTATGCCGCGAGCAAGATCGGCGCCGAATACATGCTCAAGCACCTGAGCGTCGACTACGACTTGCCGGTGACCATGGTGCGCATCTTCTCCTTCTACGGCCCGCGCGGCGGCGGCGTCACCCAGCGGATCGACCAGGTCGCGCGCGGCGAGCCGGTCAGCGTCTATCCGGGCGTACGCAACGTCCACACCCCGCTCTACGAGGACGACTACGTCGAGAAGACGATCGCCGCCGCGGGCATCGCCAAGGTCGGCTGCGAGATCGTCAACGTCGGCGGATCGGAATCGGTGACGACGCAGGAGTATTGCCAGATCGCCGGCGAGATCCTCGGCAAGGAACCGATCTTCGCCGAGAACGGCAAGTCGTGGCCGATCTGGGCCGACACGACCAAGATGGAACGGCTGCTCGGGCCGAGCAAGGTCTCGGTGCGCGAGGGCATCCGCCGGACACTGGAGGCTGCCGACCGGCGGCTGCCCGGCGCGCACCACGTGCTCGGTGCCGCAGCGCCGTCGGACTGA
- a CDS encoding TetR/AcrR family transcriptional regulator — translation MSRMEALDPGEHTDTKTAILDATVEIMREQGYAAVSSRKVAERAGLKSNLLYYHYKTMDDLFLAVFQRAEERHFGAQAKALAAEQPLRALWQMSTDASNTGITAELIAASNHRKALRQEIARSSERSRKLEAALLERCLRDTPFDRAGLPPLFLSLVMTAISRLLAMDSVLGVSAGHAETAACMEAFLAQVEPLD, via the coding sequence ATGAGCAGGATGGAAGCGCTGGATCCCGGCGAACATACCGACACCAAGACCGCGATCCTCGACGCCACGGTCGAGATCATGCGCGAGCAGGGCTATGCCGCGGTCAGTTCGCGCAAGGTGGCCGAGCGCGCGGGGCTCAAGTCGAACCTGCTCTATTACCACTACAAGACGATGGACGACCTGTTCCTCGCCGTGTTCCAGCGTGCCGAGGAGCGGCACTTCGGCGCCCAGGCCAAGGCGCTCGCCGCCGAGCAGCCGCTGCGTGCGCTCTGGCAGATGAGCACCGATGCCTCGAACACCGGGATCACCGCCGAACTGATCGCGGCGTCCAACCACCGCAAGGCGCTGCGCCAGGAAATCGCGCGGTCGAGCGAGCGGTCGCGCAAGCTCGAAGCGGCGCTGCTCGAACGCTGCCTGCGCGATACGCCGTTCGACCGGGCCGGGCTGCCGCCGCTGTTCCTTTCGCTGGTGATGACCGCCATCTCGCGACTGCTGGCCATGGACAGCGTGCTCGGCGTGTCGGCCGGCCATGCCGAGACGGCGGCCTGCATGGAGGCTTTCCTCGCCCAGGTCGAACCGCTCGATTGA
- a CDS encoding SMP-30/gluconolactonase/LRE family protein, whose product MKIERVDTVRCGLGEGAVWDAEAGALYFLDIFGQQVFRYDPVNGETRNWKTPGHVGALALREGGGAVLAMKDTLYGFDFANGEASKLAGPAFTSDRVTVNDGAADRAGRFVFGGCSAGIDDPQPIGGLYALGIDHTIAELDRGTHQSNSHCFAPDGRTLYAADSFVHTLYAYDYDGAIGQASNKRAFANTQDLGGVPDGSAVDADGVVWVSVFQAGKIAAYRPDGRLERVIDLPVKLISSVAWGGEGLDRLYVTTIDPVQFGWAAEQDAGYVYAIDGLGTRGVPEGRYAG is encoded by the coding sequence ATGAAGATCGAACGCGTCGATACCGTCCGTTGCGGGCTGGGCGAGGGGGCGGTCTGGGATGCCGAGGCAGGCGCGCTCTACTTCCTCGACATCTTCGGCCAGCAGGTGTTCCGCTACGATCCCGTCAACGGCGAGACACGGAACTGGAAGACGCCCGGCCATGTCGGCGCGCTGGCGCTGCGCGAGGGCGGCGGCGCGGTGCTGGCGATGAAGGACACGCTCTACGGTTTCGATTTCGCCAACGGTGAAGCGTCGAAGCTCGCCGGTCCGGCCTTCACCAGCGACCGCGTCACGGTCAACGACGGGGCGGCCGACCGCGCCGGGCGTTTCGTCTTCGGCGGCTGCAGCGCCGGGATCGATGATCCGCAGCCGATCGGCGGGCTCTATGCGCTGGGCATCGACCATACGATCGCCGAGCTGGACCGCGGCACGCACCAGTCGAACAGCCACTGCTTCGCGCCCGACGGCCGGACGCTCTACGCTGCCGACAGCTTCGTCCACACGCTCTATGCCTACGATTACGACGGCGCGATCGGGCAGGCCTCGAACAAGCGGGCTTTCGCGAACACGCAGGACCTCGGCGGTGTGCCCGATGGCTCGGCGGTCGACGCCGACGGCGTTGTCTGGGTCTCGGTGTTCCAGGCCGGCAAGATCGCCGCTTACCGCCCCGATGGCCGGCTCGAGCGCGTGATCGACTTGCCGGTCAAGCTGATCTCCAGCGTCGCCTGGGGCGGCGAGGGGCTGGACCGGCTCTACGTCACGACGATCGATCCCGTGCAGTTCGGCTGGGCGGCTGAACAAGACGCCGGATACGTCTATGCGATCGACGGGCTGGGCACGCGTGGCGTGCCCGAGGGGCGCTACGCCGGATAA
- a CDS encoding DUF938 domain-containing protein has product MTDADRRSAPATQRNREPILAVLRDVLPTDGLALEVASGTGEHALAFAAAFPGLTWQPSDPSDDARASIAAWCDGAANVLPPLDLDAAAECWPIDRARAVLCINMIHISPWEATEGLMRGAARVLGTGEPLYLYGPYRRPDRELEPSNAAFDADLKRRDPRWGLRDLDAVTACAEANGLALEQVIEMPANNLSVLFRKG; this is encoded by the coding sequence ATGACCGACGCCGATCGCCGATCCGCCCCCGCAACGCAGCGCAATCGCGAGCCGATTCTCGCGGTGCTACGCGATGTCCTGCCCACCGATGGCCTGGCCCTGGAAGTGGCCAGCGGCACGGGCGAGCACGCCCTCGCTTTCGCCGCAGCGTTTCCCGGGCTCACCTGGCAGCCGAGCGATCCCTCGGACGATGCGCGCGCCTCGATCGCGGCCTGGTGCGACGGCGCGGCGAATGTACTGCCCCCGCTCGACCTCGATGCCGCGGCGGAATGCTGGCCGATCGACCGTGCCCGGGCGGTGCTCTGCATCAACATGATCCACATCAGCCCCTGGGAAGCGACCGAGGGCCTGATGCGCGGTGCGGCACGGGTTCTCGGGACGGGTGAACCGCTCTATCTCTACGGCCCCTACCGCCGGCCCGACCGAGAACTCGAACCGAGCAACGCGGCCTTCGACGCCGACCTCAAGCGCCGAGATCCGCGCTGGGGGCTGCGCGATCTCGACGCGGTGACAGCCTGCGCCGAGGCCAACGGGCTCGCGCTCGAACAAGTGATTGAGATGCCGGCCAACAATCTCTCGGTCCTGTTCCGCAAAGGCTAG
- a CDS encoding amidohydrolase family protein, producing the protein MADDADTKEADTNPQAENAKMYWSAVGYTEGGVIREVDYASQSGGLDPMFEGIKIVDCDTHITEAPDLFTSRAPAKYKDKVPHVKLDADGVERWYVGDRNFGSMGGNVIRKDKNKLLGRLAFPKLEQAHPGGHIIKDRIQAMDDMGIYAQIAFQNSGVTQAGSLMSLGDNDLAVEIVKIYNDASAEIQKESGNRIFNMAHLPFWDHAAMMAEAKRCHDMGLKGFVLPDTPERVGVPSFLSDHWTPFLEMCEATGMPLNFHLNAAIDPNTLTWDGFGFEQTLSVVATMFSIGNAATLGNWMVSGRLDQHPKLKIGLIESGAGWVPFAVEALEHQFDEMLPSKKGMLKRRPWEYFRDQFMCSFWFEKVAPKLLLETIGEDNIMFETDFPHPTSLYPGVQAHLKDVLGGHTPAVRKKVLQDNPARLYNLDL; encoded by the coding sequence ATGGCCGACGACGCCGACACCAAAGAGGCCGACACCAATCCGCAGGCCGAAAACGCCAAGATGTACTGGTCCGCGGTTGGCTACACCGAAGGCGGCGTGATCCGCGAGGTCGACTATGCCTCGCAGTCGGGCGGCCTCGATCCGATGTTCGAAGGCATCAAGATCGTCGATTGCGACACGCACATCACCGAAGCGCCCGACCTTTTCACCTCGCGCGCGCCGGCCAAGTACAAGGACAAGGTGCCCCACGTGAAGCTCGACGCCGACGGCGTGGAGCGCTGGTACGTGGGTGACCGCAACTTCGGCTCGATGGGTGGCAATGTCATCCGCAAGGACAAGAACAAGCTGCTCGGCCGCCTCGCTTTCCCGAAGCTCGAACAGGCCCACCCCGGCGGCCACATCATCAAGGACCGCATCCAGGCGATGGATGACATGGGCATCTATGCCCAGATCGCCTTCCAGAACTCGGGCGTGACCCAGGCCGGCTCGCTGATGAGCCTCGGCGACAACGACCTCGCGGTCGAGATCGTCAAGATCTACAACGACGCCTCGGCCGAGATCCAGAAGGAGTCGGGCAACCGCATCTTCAACATGGCGCACCTCCCGTTCTGGGATCACGCCGCGATGATGGCCGAAGCCAAGCGTTGCCACGACATGGGCCTCAAGGGCTTCGTCCTGCCCGACACGCCCGAGCGCGTCGGCGTGCCGAGCTTCCTGAGCGATCACTGGACACCGTTCCTCGAGATGTGCGAAGCCACCGGCATGCCGCTGAACTTCCACCTCAACGCGGCGATCGATCCCAACACGCTGACCTGGGACGGTTTCGGCTTCGAGCAGACGCTGTCGGTCGTCGCGACGATGTTCTCGATCGGCAATGCCGCGACGCTGGGCAACTGGATGGTCTCGGGCCGCCTCGACCAGCATCCCAAGCTCAAGATCGGCCTGATCGAGAGCGGTGCTGGCTGGGTGCCTTTCGCCGTCGAAGCGCTTGAGCATCAGTTCGACGAGATGCTGCCCAGCAAGAAGGGCATGCTCAAGCGGCGCCCGTGGGAATACTTCCGCGACCAGTTCATGTGCAGCTTCTGGTTCGAGAAGGTCGCGCCCAAGCTGCTGCTTGAGACGATCGGCGAGGACAACATCATGTTCGAAACCGACTTCCCGCACCCGACCTCGCTCTATCCGGGCGTGCAGGCCCACCTGAAGGACGTGCTCGGCGGCCATACCCCGGCCGTGCGCAAGAAGGTCCTGCAGGACAACCCGGCGCGGTTGTACAACCTGGATCTCTGA
- a CDS encoding extensin family protein, producing the protein MRRFLSLLPVLALLGGCMDIPQAQGPKRPAVRQPTTTFSPRPEARQCLANLGATRANFTPLPDQYFGAGCSTVNTVRLASLQGDYAALALSNLGPVACQLASTFAAWARFGVDRAARQVLGSGLLRIETMGSYSCRNVAGSAKRSAHARAEAIDVSAFVLEDGRRISVLGDWNGGTASERQFLQLVHASACKRFGTVLGPNYNAAHHDHFHVELSGSAFCR; encoded by the coding sequence ATGCGGCGATTTCTTTCTCTGCTCCCGGTCCTCGCGCTGCTCGGCGGCTGCATGGACATTCCGCAGGCGCAAGGGCCCAAGCGCCCCGCGGTCCGCCAGCCCACCACGACTTTCTCGCCGCGCCCCGAAGCCCGCCAGTGCCTAGCCAACCTCGGCGCGACGCGGGCCAATTTCACCCCGCTACCCGACCAGTATTTCGGCGCCGGCTGCTCGACCGTTAACACCGTGCGCCTTGCCAGCCTGCAGGGCGACTATGCCGCGCTGGCGCTGTCGAACCTCGGCCCGGTCGCCTGCCAGCTCGCCAGCACTTTCGCCGCCTGGGCCCGCTTCGGCGTCGACCGCGCGGCGCGCCAGGTGCTCGGCAGCGGCCTGCTGCGGATCGAGACGATGGGCTCCTATTCCTGCCGCAACGTCGCCGGATCGGCCAAGCGATCGGCCCATGCCCGCGCAGAGGCGATCGACGTCTCCGCTTTCGTGCTCGAGGACGGCCGGCGGATCAGCGTGCTGGGCGACTGGAACGGCGGCACGGCGTCGGAGCGCCAGTTCCTGCAACTGGTCCATGCCAGCGCCTGCAAGCGCTTCGGCACGGTGCTCGGGCCGAACTACAACGCGGCACACCACGACCATTTCCATGTCGAGCTGAGCGGCAGCGCCTTCTGCCGATAA
- a CDS encoding PEPxxWA-CTERM sorting domain-containing protein gives MRVIAMIAVGGALLATQPAFAANLIANGSFELPVIPGGTSQNDPNNVIIPSWTAVNADIMANNFNGTTATAFEGVQYLDLVGFSPSGSIAQTFATVAGQTYTLTFGYSNNAFSGPNSRSAEVRIGSDLLDIITHSSATANNLNWSIYTTNFVANDALTKLSFIGSGDANAGILLDAVSVNVVPEPATWGMMILGIGAVGGALRRRRQGVRYGFA, from the coding sequence ATGCGCGTCATTGCGATGATCGCGGTCGGCGGAGCCTTGCTTGCAACACAGCCGGCTTTCGCCGCCAATCTGATTGCCAACGGCAGTTTCGAGCTGCCGGTGATTCCGGGCGGGACCAGTCAGAACGATCCGAACAACGTCATCATTCCGAGCTGGACCGCGGTCAATGCCGACATCATGGCCAACAATTTCAACGGCACGACGGCCACCGCCTTCGAGGGCGTCCAGTACCTCGATCTGGTCGGGTTCTCGCCGTCCGGCTCGATCGCGCAGACTTTCGCGACCGTGGCCGGCCAGACCTACACCCTGACTTTCGGCTATTCGAACAACGCCTTCAGCGGACCGAACAGCCGTTCGGCCGAAGTGCGGATCGGCAGCGATCTGCTCGACATCATCACGCACAGCAGCGCCACGGCGAACAACCTGAACTGGTCGATCTACACGACGAACTTCGTCGCAAACGACGCGCTGACCAAGCTGTCCTTCATCGGCAGCGGCGACGCCAATGCCGGCATCCTGCTCGATGCCGTGTCTGTGAACGTGGTTCCGGAGCCGGCGACCTGGGGCATGATGATCCTCGGCATCGGCGCGGTCGGCGGCGCGCTACGGCGTCGGCGGCAGGGGGTTCGCTACGGCTTCGCCTGA
- the serA gene encoding phosphoglycerate dehydrogenase, protein MTTKPKVLISDKMDPNAAAIFRMRGCEVDEITGKTPEELKAIIGQYDGLAIRSSTKATKEIIEAATNLKVIGRAGIGVDNVDIPAASAKGIVVMNTPFGNSITTAEHAIALMFALARQLPEADASTQAGKWEKNRFMGVEMTGKTLGLIGAGNIGSIVADRALGLRMKVVAFDPFLSPERAVDMGVEKVELDQLLERADFITLHTPLTDQTRNILSKENLAKTKKGVRIVNCARGGLIDEDALKAALDSGHVAGAALDVFVTEPAKEHALFGTPNFVATPHLGASTNEAQVNVALQVAEQMADYLVSGGVTNALNMPSLSAEEAPKLKPYMALAEKLGSLVGQLTTGSIPRISIHTEGAATELNIKPIVAAVLAGFLRVQSDSVNMVNAPYLAKERGMEVREVKTEREGDYHTLIRVSVKTDAGERSVAGTLFNNREPRLVELFGIKVEAELAGPMMYIVNEDAPGFIGRVGTLLGENAINIGTFNLGRREAGGEAVLLLSVDSPVSQDLLDKACKLPGVKRVKALAFS, encoded by the coding sequence ATGACCACCAAGCCCAAAGTCCTCATTTCCGACAAGATGGACCCCAATGCCGCGGCGATCTTCCGTATGCGCGGCTGCGAAGTCGACGAGATCACCGGCAAGACCCCCGAAGAGCTGAAGGCGATCATCGGCCAGTACGACGGCCTCGCCATCCGCTCCTCGACCAAGGCGACCAAGGAGATCATCGAGGCCGCGACCAACCTCAAGGTCATCGGCCGCGCCGGCATTGGCGTCGACAACGTCGATATTCCTGCGGCTTCGGCCAAGGGCATCGTCGTGATGAACACGCCCTTCGGCAACTCGATCACCACGGCCGAGCATGCCATCGCGTTGATGTTCGCGCTCGCCCGCCAGCTGCCCGAGGCCGATGCCTCGACCCAGGCTGGCAAGTGGGAGAAGAACCGCTTCATGGGCGTCGAGATGACCGGCAAGACGCTGGGCCTGATCGGTGCTGGCAACATCGGCTCGATCGTCGCCGACCGTGCGCTCGGCCTGCGCATGAAGGTCGTCGCCTTCGATCCGTTCCTCTCGCCCGAGCGTGCGGTGGACATGGGCGTCGAGAAGGTCGAGCTCGACCAGCTTCTGGAGCGCGCCGACTTCATCACGCTGCACACCCCGCTGACCGACCAGACGCGCAACATCCTGTCGAAGGAAAACCTCGCCAAGACCAAGAAGGGCGTGCGCATCGTCAACTGCGCGCGCGGCGGGCTGATCGACGAGGACGCGCTCAAGGCCGCGCTCGATTCCGGCCATGTCGCCGGTGCCGCGCTCGACGTCTTCGTCACCGAGCCGGCCAAGGAGCACGCGCTGTTCGGCACGCCGAACTTCGTCGCGACGCCGCACCTCGGCGCCTCGACCAACGAGGCCCAGGTCAACGTCGCGCTGCAGGTGGCCGAGCAGATGGCCGATTACCTCGTCAGCGGCGGCGTCACCAACGCACTCAACATGCCTTCGCTCTCGGCCGAGGAAGCACCGAAGCTCAAGCCCTATATGGCGCTGGCCGAGAAGCTGGGTTCGCTGGTCGGCCAGCTGACCACGGGTTCGATCCCGCGCATCTCGATCCACACCGAGGGCGCGGCGACCGAGCTCAACATCAAGCCGATCGTCGCTGCCGTGCTTGCTGGCTTCCTGCGCGTCCAGTCGGACAGCGTGAACATGGTCAACGCGCCCTACCTCGCCAAGGAGCGCGGCATGGAAGTGCGCGAGGTCAAGACCGAGCGCGAGGGCGACTACCACACGCTGATCCGCGTCTCGGTGAAGACCGACGCGGGCGAGCGTTCGGTCGCCGGTACCCTGTTCAATAACCGCGAGCCGCGCCTGGTCGAACTGTTCGGCATCAAGGTCGAGGCCGAGCTGGCCGGCCCGATGATGTACATCGTCAACGAGGACGCGCCGGGCTTCATCGGCCGCGTCGGCACCTTGCTGGGCGAGAACGCGATCAACATCGGCACTTTCAACCTCGGTCGCCGCGAAGCCGGCGGCGAAGCGGTGCTGCTGCTCTCGGTCGACAGCCCGGTGTCGCAGGACCTGCTCGACAAGGCCTGCAAGCTGCCGGGTGTCAAGCGCGTGAAGGCGCTGGCCTTCTCCTGA
- a CDS encoding ATP phosphoribosyltransferase regulatory subunit — MEDTDRDLLPEGLEDRLPHGAAVAARVTRSAVDVMESHGYDRVQPPSIEFEKSLASRMEGVRPRRMFRFVDPVSLRTLALRSDMTPQVGRIAATSLAVAARPLRLCYAGQVVTIKGDGLDPAREHLQLGAELIGSDSVAAAAEIVAMAIEALKAAGAQGVSVDFTLPDLVDTLAEKALPLAPGAIEAVRRELDAKDAGGLVEAGGDAYLPLLYAIGPFETAIERLAAIDAGGALASRIKGLREIAGRVSGLARVTLDPSERHGFEYQSWFGFTIYAEGVPGALGRGGTYRILTKDAGQDEAAIGFSLYPDPLIDALAAAEPRRDTLFLPLGHDPEVAARLRAIGWRTVAALSDADDAKALGCTHRLDQGEAAAL, encoded by the coding sequence ATGGAAGATACCGACCGCGATCTGCTCCCCGAAGGGCTCGAAGACCGGCTGCCGCACGGCGCCGCGGTAGCCGCGCGCGTAACGCGCAGTGCGGTCGATGTCATGGAGAGCCACGGCTACGACCGCGTCCAGCCGCCTTCGATCGAGTTCGAGAAGTCGCTGGCGAGCCGCATGGAAGGCGTGCGCCCGCGCCGCATGTTCCGCTTCGTCGATCCGGTGAGCCTGCGCACCCTGGCGCTGCGCTCGGACATGACGCCGCAGGTCGGCCGCATCGCTGCTACCAGCCTTGCCGTCGCGGCGCGCCCGCTGCGGCTCTGCTACGCTGGCCAGGTCGTCACGATCAAGGGGGACGGGCTCGATCCCGCGCGCGAGCACTTGCAGCTCGGCGCCGAGCTGATCGGCAGCGACTCGGTCGCCGCGGCGGCCGAGATCGTCGCCATGGCGATCGAAGCGCTCAAGGCAGCGGGCGCACAGGGCGTTTCGGTCGACTTCACGCTTCCCGATCTTGTTGACACCCTTGCCGAAAAGGCGCTGCCGCTGGCGCCGGGGGCCATCGAGGCGGTGCGCCGCGAGCTCGATGCCAAGGACGCCGGTGGGCTCGTCGAGGCGGGAGGCGACGCCTACCTGCCGCTGCTCTACGCGATTGGCCCGTTCGAAACGGCGATCGAACGCCTCGCCGCGATCGACGCCGGCGGTGCCTTGGCCAGCCGCATCAAGGGCCTGCGCGAGATCGCCGGCCGCGTTTCGGGACTCGCCCGCGTCACGCTCGACCCGTCGGAGCGCCACGGCTTCGAATATCAGTCGTGGTTCGGCTTCACGATCTATGCCGAGGGCGTCCCCGGCGCGCTTGGCCGCGGCGGGACCTACCGCATCCTGACCAAGGACGCCGGCCAGGACGAGGCAGCGATCGGCTTCTCGCTCTATCCCGATCCGCTGATCGACGCGCTCGCCGCGGCAGAGCCCCGGCGCGACACGTTGTTCCTGCCGCTCGGCCACGATCCCGAAGTGGCCGCGCGGTTGCGCGCGATCGGCTGGCGGACCGTCGCCGCGCTGTCCGACGCGGATGACGCCAAGGCGCTCGGCTGCACCCACCGGCTCGACCAGGGCGAAGCGGCGGCTCTCTAA
- a CDS encoding GNAT family N-acetyltransferase: MPSTMMRAQGGDAGAMIDTFCEAFVDDPGLAWIWPDRADRIMRLPHFFAPIVGGTLVNGIALRSAAGEAVSLWRQPGRINPEPGEMAPWHSSMAKAFSSGAARSQLMGATLKAHQPGDFDWWYLQFIGVAPTAQGLGLGGAAVRAGLDLAGAEGMPVYVEVMNPDNLGYYRHVGFETVAEFDIPDAGPHVWAMLWRKA, translated from the coding sequence ATGCCATCGACAATGATGCGCGCGCAAGGTGGTGATGCCGGTGCGATGATCGACACGTTCTGTGAAGCCTTCGTCGACGATCCGGGCCTCGCCTGGATCTGGCCCGACCGCGCCGATCGGATCATGCGGCTACCGCATTTCTTCGCGCCGATCGTCGGCGGGACGCTGGTGAACGGGATCGCGCTGCGGTCCGCGGCCGGCGAGGCGGTCTCGCTCTGGCGGCAGCCCGGGCGGATCAATCCCGAGCCCGGCGAAATGGCTCCCTGGCATTCAAGCATGGCCAAGGCCTTCAGCTCTGGTGCCGCGCGCTCGCAGCTCATGGGCGCGACGCTCAAGGCACATCAGCCAGGGGACTTCGACTGGTGGTATCTCCAGTTCATCGGCGTCGCGCCTACCGCGCAGGGTTTGGGGCTGGGCGGCGCGGCGGTGCGCGCCGGGCTCGATCTGGCCGGAGCGGAGGGCATGCCGGTCTATGTCGAGGTCATGAACCCGGACAACCTCGGCTACTACCGCCACGTTGGTTTCGAGACGGTGGCCGAGTTCGACATACCCGACGCCGGCCCGCACGTCTGGGCGATGCTGTGGAGGAAGGCATGA
- a CDS encoding nuclear transport factor 2 family protein, whose product MTDAATDRAAIVAAIETYCRVQSEQDAEGWAALYAEDVFYEDPVGIRRVRGKAEVVGRIWSDIVRNQVRIWLTDEIIVCGNEALAIMACEMGPPEARRRLTPVVDQFRFDEEGRIASVRGFYNLPR is encoded by the coding sequence ATGACCGACGCCGCGACCGACCGGGCCGCGATCGTCGCTGCCATTGAGACCTACTGCCGTGTGCAGTCCGAACAGGACGCCGAAGGCTGGGCCGCGCTCTATGCCGAGGACGTTTTCTACGAAGACCCGGTCGGCATCCGCCGGGTCCGCGGCAAGGCCGAGGTGGTCGGCCGGATATGGAGCGACATCGTCCGCAACCAAGTCCGCATCTGGCTGACCGACGAGATCATCGTCTGCGGGAATGAGGCGCTGGCGATCATGGCCTGCGAGATGGGGCCACCCGAAGCCCGGCGCAGGCTCACACCTGTCGTCGACCAGTTCCGCTTCGACGAGGAAGGCAGGATCGCGTCGGTCAGAGGCTTCTACAACCTGCCGCGCTAG
- a CDS encoding NAD(P)-dependent oxidoreductase produces the protein MKVGFIGLGSIGIFMAQRLAQVGFDVTGCDIAPEMLAAFDWPGTRRERDPIATARGAEVLGLCVRTDAQLEALTADGALFAAVGAGGIAVIHSTVAPELAQRLEHAAATHGVGLIDAGVSPGGPHVGEGKASIFVGGSDDAVAKARPYLEALGRVAHLGPVGRGLEGKLLNNLASTAGYGLAVSILELGRQRGFDPEVLRGALLAGSAQSFALQVAPGLLRPSGPGATGSLDSLHDLLKKDVDHAAHLAANPDDPALRVLLDAAQAMFDALKARAAEQD, from the coding sequence ATGAAAGTCGGCTTCATCGGCCTCGGCAGCATCGGCATCTTCATGGCCCAGCGACTGGCGCAGGTCGGCTTCGACGTGACGGGCTGCGACATTGCGCCCGAAATGCTGGCGGCATTCGACTGGCCCGGGACGCGCCGCGAGCGCGATCCGATTGCCACCGCCCGTGGCGCCGAAGTGCTCGGCCTCTGCGTGCGCACCGACGCGCAGCTCGAAGCGCTGACCGCGGACGGCGCGCTGTTCGCCGCGGTCGGCGCGGGCGGCATCGCGGTGATCCATTCGACGGTCGCGCCCGAACTGGCCCAGCGGTTGGAACATGCCGCGGCGACGCACGGCGTCGGGCTCATCGACGCGGGCGTCTCGCCGGGCGGGCCGCATGTCGGCGAGGGCAAGGCCTCGATCTTCGTCGGCGGCTCGGACGATGCCGTGGCGAAGGCGAGGCCCTATCTCGAAGCACTGGGCCGCGTCGCGCATCTCGGGCCGGTCGGGCGCGGGCTGGAAGGCAAGCTGCTCAACAACCTTGCCTCGACCGCCGGCTATGGCCTCGCCGTGTCGATCCTCGAACTCGGCCGACAGCGCGGCTTCGACCCTGAAGTGCTGCGTGGCGCGCTGCTCGCGGGATCAGCGCAGAGCTTTGCATTGCAGGTCGCGCCCGGCCTGCTCCGCCCGAGCGGGCCTGGGGCGACAGGCTCGCTCGACAGCCTGCATGACCTGCTCAAGAAGGACGTCGATCACGCCGCGCATCTCGCCGCCAATCCCGACGACCCCGCACTGAGGGTGCTGCTCGACGCCGCGCAAGCGATGTTCGACGCGCTGAAGGCGCGGGCGGCCGAGCAGGACTAG